The Vibrio tasmaniensis genome includes a region encoding these proteins:
- a CDS encoding LPP20 family lipoprotein, with product MKILALIISLSSACAFASPSWYGEVPSDSTLSYGFGKGNTYQQAKDAAYHDLAKSVENRIVSKTTSTKTFENGELKKSAASHKESISNVVFRNNVTIINSEKSQNQFYVQVQYDPESFAQKLSAWLKKSQCHSELHPYWSTTTMLQNWVEQHQCLPHIDIERFAGGWMLSNSSGQLILPEAKYNHLFFNYSDESIKIHSSKRRLNAGDHYFIQLNSNQAGYLSLFQVYEDGSTGVLVENHQVTDGDSIEFPDRNQYDGIEALLNNGQETYDTNIALLCPTKIDTSRFERLDESRLSTDTPGFGLILNYFEHCDFVMERLSIEKG from the coding sequence ATGAAAATACTAGCGCTAATCATCTCCCTGTCGAGTGCTTGTGCTTTCGCTTCCCCGTCTTGGTACGGGGAGGTGCCATCAGACTCAACCTTGAGCTATGGGTTCGGCAAAGGCAACACTTATCAACAAGCCAAAGACGCGGCTTATCATGATCTGGCTAAAAGTGTTGAAAACCGAATAGTCAGTAAGACCACCAGTACTAAAACCTTCGAAAATGGCGAGTTGAAAAAATCTGCGGCCTCTCATAAAGAGTCCATATCCAATGTAGTTTTCCGAAACAACGTCACCATTATCAACAGTGAAAAATCGCAAAACCAGTTTTATGTTCAAGTTCAATATGACCCCGAGTCATTTGCACAAAAGCTCTCTGCTTGGTTAAAGAAATCACAATGTCACAGTGAATTACACCCATACTGGTCAACAACGACCATGCTACAAAATTGGGTGGAACAACATCAATGCTTACCGCATATAGATATCGAGCGGTTTGCTGGGGGCTGGATGCTTTCCAACAGTAGTGGCCAGTTAATACTACCGGAAGCAAAGTATAACCACCTATTTTTCAACTATTCAGATGAAAGTATAAAGATTCACTCATCCAAGCGACGACTCAATGCTGGCGACCATTACTTTATTCAACTCAACTCAAACCAAGCGGGTTATCTCTCTTTGTTTCAAGTTTATGAAGATGGCAGTACAGGCGTGTTAGTTGAAAACCATCAAGTCACAGATGGCGACTCTATCGAGTTTCCAGATAGAAATCAGTATGACGGAATCGAAGCGCTGCTCAACAACGGACAAGAGACATACGATACCAATATCGCATTGCTCTGCCCTACAAAAATAGACACCTCTCGATTTGAGCGATTGGATGAATCGCGTTTATCAACAGACACTCCAGGGTTTGGGTTGATCCTGAACTATTTCGAGCACTGTGATTTTGTCATGGAACGACTCTCGATAGAGAAAGGTTAA
- a CDS encoding caspase family protein: protein MTRNRIVTGMLFALAPTLSFANADNQFEFSHSKQGTVCSSNPDIWQLGGELQVDAPISLNGKVITRGGQKKASNNVDLFAGKESSTEQQYMTSSIGCIQSDDPMSLVGAVASLYEVQHTTLSSSDIPPPVREPDLPKAPEIVKDQFETKTQFDQRVEKLRIERQQQIAAIQLKYRQQVEARNAKIRVLQEGADSRKGNLGVQKTRLVAKAFRDVMGKPVVTTKSYDAENQQMHLLFKASNQNYQRDIILNVPLEQARDVFSNINNLDLALTYSYDENQLELVNIKGNYNDVMFSGDVAKSNYQPEALSVVLNSGPSSAATPGLEMQNPNLIDAFEVDSRLSATDNTASDELKQLLNGFVPVESNSSNWFFNLSIEDYANSDQVAFARSSGEVMSDVATKVLGVPERHVYELIDRDATSGAIKDKLRLMLDNVDEGDTVYFYYSGHGIPAIPDNDPYILPQDKIPDYITDDEFFKLDNLYKTLSRSKAGKIVVMVDSCFSGATDGVSVIKGVAASRLAPKKVSIDPERMVVITAGRDKEYSNMYQEKGHRLFSYYLMKSMIEGNKDVNTLYQDVYDKVKSASFEMGDLKRQHPTITGNKTMSL from the coding sequence ATGACACGGAATAGAATTGTCACAGGTATGCTATTTGCGCTAGCACCAACTCTTAGTTTTGCTAACGCTGACAATCAATTTGAATTTTCGCACTCTAAACAGGGAACTGTATGTTCATCTAATCCTGATATTTGGCAACTTGGCGGAGAGCTGCAAGTTGATGCTCCTATCTCGCTGAATGGCAAGGTCATCACTCGCGGTGGACAAAAAAAAGCAAGCAATAATGTTGACCTATTCGCAGGGAAAGAATCCTCTACCGAACAACAATACATGACGAGTTCTATCGGATGTATACAATCTGACGACCCAATGTCATTGGTTGGTGCTGTCGCATCTTTATACGAAGTACAACACACCACATTGAGCAGCTCAGACATCCCACCGCCAGTTCGAGAGCCTGATCTGCCCAAAGCGCCAGAAATCGTCAAAGATCAATTTGAAACCAAAACTCAATTTGATCAACGCGTCGAAAAATTGCGAATAGAACGACAACAACAGATAGCCGCTATACAACTTAAATACCGTCAACAAGTAGAAGCTCGAAATGCCAAAATTCGAGTCCTACAAGAAGGGGCAGACTCTCGAAAGGGCAACTTGGGCGTGCAAAAGACTCGACTCGTCGCTAAAGCCTTTAGGGATGTAATGGGTAAACCGGTCGTCACAACAAAAAGTTATGATGCTGAAAACCAGCAAATGCACCTGTTATTTAAAGCCTCAAATCAGAACTACCAACGAGACATTATTCTAAATGTACCTCTTGAGCAGGCGCGTGATGTCTTCAGCAATATCAATAACCTTGACCTCGCACTCACCTACTCTTATGACGAGAATCAACTAGAGCTCGTAAATATAAAAGGCAACTACAATGACGTAATGTTCTCAGGGGATGTGGCTAAAAGTAATTATCAGCCCGAAGCTCTGAGTGTGGTTCTTAACAGTGGCCCAAGCAGTGCCGCGACTCCAGGGCTAGAGATGCAAAACCCTAACTTAATCGATGCGTTTGAAGTCGATTCACGCCTCTCGGCAACGGACAACACCGCCTCTGATGAATTGAAGCAACTACTTAATGGCTTTGTGCCTGTGGAAAGTAACTCATCCAACTGGTTCTTCAACCTATCTATCGAAGATTACGCAAATTCAGATCAAGTAGCCTTTGCGCGCAGCAGTGGTGAAGTGATGTCTGACGTCGCGACAAAAGTTCTGGGTGTTCCAGAAAGGCACGTCTACGAACTCATTGACCGTGACGCAACCAGTGGTGCGATTAAAGATAAGTTACGTTTAATGTTAGACAACGTCGATGAAGGCGATACGGTTTACTTCTACTACAGTGGACACGGTATCCCTGCGATTCCCGATAATGATCCTTACATTCTCCCGCAAGATAAGATCCCTGACTACATAACTGATGATGAGTTTTTCAAACTCGATAACCTCTACAAAACACTGTCTAGGAGTAAAGCAGGCAAGATAGTCGTTATGGTAGACAGTTGTTTCAGTGGAGCGACTGATGGTGTATCGGTCATCAAAGGGGTTGCCGCCTCCAGACTGGCACCGAAAAAAGTCAGTATCGATCCTGAGCGTATGGTCGTGATCACCGCGGGACGCGATAAAGAGTATTCCAATATGTACCAAGAAAAAGGTCATCGCCTGTTTAGTTACTACCTCATGAAGTCAATGATCGAGGGAAACAAGGATGTGAATACGCTTTATCAAGATGTTTACGACAAAGTGAAATCTGCCTCTTTTGAGATGGGGGATTTAAAACGTCAACATCCAACAATTACCGGTAACAAGACTATGTCACTTTAA
- a CDS encoding DHH family phosphoesterase — translation MSIFSFDDFLERLKDCERIIIQAHDFPDHDAVGSAFALAYLLRKKGFKPLITYQGFIDRVSLHNLIGWLDIPIVKSHRLDLKPNDKIIVVDGCIGEKNVTDLPGIEVGVIDHHQVKAPSFVWFSDIRPNYGATASIMVEYFNHYDLPIPERVATALLVGLTFDTANFTRAMNKADIKALFQLQSCADMNMVNRICRNQIEYQELKLFDSMFEAIRKDGNCAFGSLPEGCPKNMLGVLGDFLLTVDEIDIVVLSARSHERTFVSLRSECSKNDVAKVIKRALNDTGAGFGGGHSHMAGGVVNQVFNHSNEQSFVYDLIRPQLIVG, via the coding sequence ATGTCTATTTTCTCATTTGACGATTTTCTGGAACGCCTAAAGGACTGTGAACGAATCATCATTCAAGCTCATGACTTTCCTGATCATGATGCGGTAGGCTCCGCTTTTGCTCTCGCTTATTTACTTAGGAAGAAGGGCTTTAAACCCCTCATTACCTATCAAGGCTTTATTGACCGTGTTTCTTTACATAATTTGATTGGGTGGCTTGATATTCCTATCGTTAAGTCACATCGATTAGATCTAAAACCCAATGATAAAATCATTGTTGTGGATGGCTGTATTGGTGAAAAAAACGTTACCGATTTACCAGGTATAGAAGTTGGTGTGATCGATCATCATCAGGTTAAAGCCCCCAGTTTCGTTTGGTTTTCCGATATTCGACCTAACTATGGAGCGACAGCTTCCATTATGGTTGAGTACTTTAATCATTACGATCTGCCTATTCCAGAGCGCGTAGCAACGGCTTTACTTGTTGGATTAACGTTCGATACGGCAAACTTTACCCGAGCAATGAATAAAGCTGATATCAAAGCTCTCTTTCAACTCCAAAGCTGTGCCGATATGAATATGGTAAATCGCATTTGTCGCAATCAAATCGAATATCAAGAATTAAAGTTATTTGATTCCATGTTTGAGGCTATAAGGAAAGATGGAAATTGCGCATTTGGGAGCTTACCAGAAGGGTGTCCCAAAAATATGTTGGGAGTGCTTGGCGACTTTCTATTGACCGTTGATGAAATAGATATAGTAGTGTTAAGTGCTCGTAGCCATGAGAGAACATTCGTTTCATTACGTTCTGAGTGCTCCAAAAATGACGTGGCTAAGGTGATAAAGAGAGCTCTGAATGATACAGGTGCTGGGTTTGGTGGAGGACACTCACATATGGCTGGTGGTGTCGTCAATCAAGTCTTTAATCACTCTAATGAACAAAGTTTTGTTTATGATCTAATTCGCCCTCAGTTGATTGTCGGTTGA
- a CDS encoding response regulator, translating into MSRKPIVLVVDDTPSNLDVLTAILKDTYQVKVAINGTIGIKIAKMVPQPDLILLDIMMPDIDGYEVCRQLKSQPNTAHIPIIFVTAKIGPEAEVKGLSLGAVDYLTKPITPAIALQRVKTHIALYDQQRALFSQVKEKTQEINLGKLETLNILGRAAEFKDNETGMHVKRMSHYCEVLAKALGMTDEDAETLRDAAPMHDIGKIGIPDSVLLKPGKLDAGEWNIMQKHVEYGVEILGRQSDSKLMRTALQVSQYHHEKWDGSGYPNQVAGEDIPLVGRIAAVADVFDALTAERPYKKAWSIDEALNLFEEQKGKHFDPTIVDMFFLKLPEILAIKEKFSDE; encoded by the coding sequence ATGAGTCGTAAACCAATAGTGTTAGTCGTAGATGACACCCCAAGTAACTTGGATGTGTTGACTGCAATACTCAAAGATACCTATCAAGTAAAGGTCGCGATTAATGGCACCATTGGTATTAAAATTGCCAAGATGGTACCTCAGCCAGACCTTATTCTCCTTGATATCATGATGCCTGACATCGACGGCTACGAAGTGTGTCGTCAATTAAAATCTCAACCAAATACTGCGCATATCCCCATTATATTCGTTACTGCGAAGATTGGCCCAGAAGCCGAAGTGAAAGGGTTATCTTTAGGTGCTGTCGATTACCTAACCAAGCCGATAACCCCTGCTATTGCACTCCAGCGTGTGAAAACGCATATCGCACTTTATGACCAACAACGCGCGTTGTTTAGTCAGGTAAAAGAGAAAACTCAAGAGATCAATCTCGGTAAGTTAGAAACACTGAACATATTGGGTAGAGCTGCTGAATTTAAAGACAATGAAACCGGCATGCACGTTAAGCGCATGAGTCACTACTGTGAAGTGCTAGCGAAAGCCTTGGGCATGACAGATGAAGACGCCGAGACGTTGCGAGATGCAGCACCAATGCATGATATTGGCAAGATTGGCATTCCCGATAGTGTGCTGCTAAAGCCCGGAAAGTTGGATGCCGGTGAGTGGAATATCATGCAGAAACACGTCGAATACGGTGTTGAAATTCTTGGTAGGCAGAGCGATTCCAAACTGATGCGTACGGCCCTTCAAGTATCGCAGTATCACCATGAGAAGTGGGATGGCAGTGGTTATCCAAACCAGGTAGCTGGCGAAGATATCCCATTGGTTGGAAGAATTGCGGCTGTTGCTGATGTGTTTGATGCCCTGACCGCAGAGCGCCCTTATAAAAAAGCTTGGAGTATAGATGAGGCGCTGAACCTGTTTGAAGAACAGAAAGGCAAACATTTTGACCCAACTATCGTTGATATGTTCTTTCTTAAGTTACCCGAGATTCTTGCGATTAAAGAGAAGTTTAGCGATGAGTGA
- a CDS encoding ATP-binding protein — MSDGLMWSLNRFVLSLVMGLLVWPLAIRSANAGEVTDATLNQWLETQPTITFIALSDHYPYSFIDDDGKVSGIIKDWALDLENRFGVHTRFISVDSRIKAKDALLEGRGDVFPFQQFDPSEGGRFLASDPYLPYQVAVIVPIDNKIDTNIDQTQKRRIAMVNENIDLERAGVQLSAIERVDFDNVIDALRALGAGDVEGIVGEPITTMELAKKIGVHDLAVNYVLEHWKRLEASMVIRIDEPELLTLINKQIETFDVENKNQILSKWLDSSPYRVPLKGVFGFGNPPYMYPDSTAVGLEHDVIQRAFNDMGYKLGDVVTIPPSAARKAIDNNNSIAFVSGIQFDDPNAHFLSDSVINVDFVPVSLTRRKLKLQSQKDLSLGALLFDETSPIKNSVEVLKGQLAIDRVEDYESLESAFSQLRAQNVDLLMVERRVLKWFITNTRFIEMAELTLHEDYKVEYPTYVDFKSEEIRDSFNAAIKKLKQTDDGLGQIIERQVQNDLSQVLKKANIIAQISAYFIVNDRFDELTEVFEIFDTDSSFQVITAQADNNNRPIKSWYIGNLVDEYGDKKNTSHFSSVTKVANYRTKGGSTNSGSMTFYFDVNSLERNHVYFPAVEQFSSFGDAAKRYIADVYQTNNLTGEILNLSQKERKWIKDHPDVRIGIDPNSLPYEAVSNSGEYIGMIDDYLTLIEQKTGLNIHHVDVANWSETRSLVDHHKVELVSAAQENRSLGDNVKAVKSLFSSRLAIASRRDVSSLVLEEAEGWKIGILNNAANTDAIIEKYPNVEWVELESTEDGLNRLDDKTLDGMIDTVDVLNYLIDSFGHREIGIIGRLDFFLSPTLHVIKSEPLLYSIVNKAVESISAEERQKISAKWAAPKAIERVDYELVYTISGFALVIVLLIVFWNRKLSKQISIANDATEALKKAQEQLYNMLNSSPIAASVVFEEKVRYANDTAKQLFGFEGLDLDSIDVTSIHDSLSARDDVHKELKLNGKVVNRELVLRKSDGTRFVALVSYYLFELDGEIATLFWAFDISEMKRLNEQLEEQKKRADLASQAKSEFLANMSHEIRTPMNAIIGLSYLAIGEISNPVARNYIEKVHRSGHSLLSIINDILDFSKIEAGHLVIDHIPFDPMTNFQDVIELMESKAVEKRLKLSMSIDPELNTPLIGDPLRLFQVILNLIGNAVKFTSHGHVTLNAIHLESNDSTVSMKVVVSDTGIGISEDNKHKLFQAFSQADSTTTRKFGGTGLGLNISQKLVKAMGSEISVASVLGKGSEFSFVLTLPRSDAKELVLFKSQELKLDYHIEFKGQKVLLVEDNELNQDLALAFFKRTNLSADLAENGEEAVALAKNNSYEMILMDLQMPVMDGFEATRQIREFDTQIPIIAMSANVFADAKQRARDAGVTDFLDKPIIIDKATSLLIKYIVPEVMVEGKAALLDEQAEQLEYLTSKPNSNDAISVFSQQRFDQLTLHYSELQNKLVEKFHSSAPSMMVDAFDNLAQDDWITLERNLHTLKSMAVSIGGLQLADLMGELEEKAQNGLCDEQELREGEARLVELIAATDSKIVKPQVEAMSEASAMGAAVKEEQRLKLLSLLEAYDNDATQYVAELLAQYPHSAVLKDVQTALDNYDFDRACEVLNTL, encoded by the coding sequence ATGAGTGATGGCTTGATGTGGTCGCTAAATCGTTTTGTATTATCTCTTGTCATGGGCTTATTGGTGTGGCCACTGGCCATTCGCAGTGCAAACGCCGGCGAAGTGACCGATGCAACGTTAAATCAGTGGCTTGAAACACAACCTACCATCACCTTTATTGCGCTTTCTGATCATTACCCTTACTCATTTATCGATGATGATGGAAAGGTTTCAGGGATCATCAAAGACTGGGCCTTAGATCTTGAGAATCGGTTTGGTGTTCATACGCGATTTATCAGCGTGGACTCACGTATTAAGGCCAAAGACGCTTTGTTAGAAGGGCGAGGGGATGTGTTCCCTTTCCAACAATTTGACCCCAGTGAAGGTGGCCGTTTTCTCGCGAGTGATCCTTATCTTCCTTATCAGGTCGCAGTGATTGTTCCCATCGACAACAAAATAGACACCAACATCGACCAAACTCAAAAGCGCCGTATCGCGATGGTTAATGAAAATATCGACTTGGAGCGAGCTGGTGTCCAATTGAGCGCTATTGAGCGAGTGGATTTTGATAACGTTATTGATGCATTACGTGCGTTAGGGGCAGGCGATGTTGAAGGTATAGTCGGTGAGCCTATCACCACTATGGAACTCGCTAAAAAAATTGGCGTGCATGATCTAGCGGTTAACTATGTTTTGGAGCATTGGAAAAGGCTAGAAGCATCAATGGTGATTCGCATCGATGAACCAGAACTGCTGACGCTGATCAACAAACAAATTGAAACCTTCGATGTTGAGAATAAGAACCAGATTCTATCGAAGTGGTTAGATAGCTCTCCCTATCGAGTGCCGTTGAAAGGCGTGTTTGGTTTTGGTAACCCTCCGTATATGTATCCAGACAGCACCGCGGTCGGGCTAGAACACGACGTTATTCAACGTGCTTTTAATGATATGGGATACAAGCTGGGTGACGTTGTCACTATCCCTCCCAGCGCCGCTAGAAAGGCCATCGATAACAACAACTCCATCGCTTTTGTTTCTGGCATTCAGTTTGATGATCCCAATGCACACTTCTTAAGTGATAGTGTAATCAATGTTGACTTTGTTCCTGTTTCACTGACTCGACGTAAGCTCAAACTCCAGTCACAGAAAGACTTGTCACTAGGGGCATTGCTGTTCGACGAGACCTCCCCAATTAAAAATTCTGTTGAAGTACTGAAGGGGCAGTTAGCCATCGATCGGGTAGAAGACTATGAAAGTCTTGAATCGGCATTCTCACAGCTTAGGGCTCAAAATGTTGACCTGTTAATGGTTGAACGGAGAGTGCTGAAGTGGTTTATCACCAATACTCGTTTTATCGAAATGGCAGAGCTAACGTTACATGAAGATTATAAAGTTGAGTATCCGACTTATGTTGACTTTAAAAGTGAAGAAATCAGAGACAGCTTTAATGCCGCGATTAAAAAGCTTAAACAGACCGATGATGGCTTAGGTCAAATTATCGAGAGGCAAGTTCAGAATGATTTAAGCCAAGTTCTTAAAAAAGCGAATATTATCGCGCAAATATCTGCTTATTTCATCGTCAATGACCGCTTTGATGAGTTGACCGAAGTTTTTGAAATTTTCGACACCGATAGTTCTTTTCAGGTGATTACCGCACAAGCAGATAACAATAATCGCCCGATCAAATCTTGGTACATCGGTAACCTAGTTGATGAGTATGGAGACAAAAAAAACACCTCTCATTTCTCGTCGGTAACTAAAGTGGCGAATTATCGCACTAAGGGAGGAAGCACCAACTCTGGTTCGATGACTTTCTATTTTGATGTTAATTCGTTAGAGCGAAACCATGTTTATTTTCCAGCCGTCGAACAATTCAGTTCTTTCGGTGACGCGGCAAAACGCTATATTGCGGACGTTTACCAAACCAATAATCTGACTGGAGAGATCTTAAACCTAAGCCAAAAAGAGAGAAAGTGGATTAAAGATCATCCGGATGTACGGATAGGTATCGATCCCAACTCTTTGCCTTACGAAGCGGTATCCAATTCCGGTGAATACATCGGGATGATTGACGATTACCTAACGCTAATTGAACAAAAAACAGGGCTAAACATTCATCATGTGGACGTGGCGAACTGGTCAGAAACTCGAAGCTTGGTTGATCATCATAAAGTAGAACTGGTCTCTGCAGCTCAAGAGAATCGTTCTTTAGGAGACAACGTAAAAGCAGTCAAGAGCCTGTTTTCAAGCCGTTTGGCTATTGCATCGAGACGAGACGTAAGCAGTTTGGTGCTTGAGGAAGCTGAGGGTTGGAAAATCGGTATCCTAAATAACGCGGCAAACACCGACGCGATTATCGAAAAATATCCGAACGTTGAATGGGTAGAGCTAGAATCCACTGAAGATGGGCTCAATCGATTGGATGACAAAACCTTAGATGGCATGATCGACACTGTCGACGTTCTCAACTACCTCATTGACTCATTTGGCCACCGGGAGATCGGAATTATCGGACGACTCGACTTTTTCCTTTCACCCACCTTACACGTCATTAAGTCTGAACCTTTGCTTTATTCGATTGTGAATAAGGCGGTTGAGAGCATTTCTGCTGAAGAACGTCAAAAGATATCGGCGAAGTGGGCAGCACCAAAAGCGATAGAAAGAGTCGACTATGAATTGGTTTATACCATTTCAGGTTTTGCTTTGGTGATCGTTTTACTTATCGTTTTCTGGAATCGAAAGCTCTCGAAACAAATAAGCATTGCCAATGATGCAACAGAGGCGCTTAAGAAGGCTCAGGAGCAGCTCTACAATATGCTTAACAGCTCTCCTATCGCCGCGAGTGTTGTGTTTGAAGAGAAGGTTCGTTATGCCAACGACACTGCCAAACAGCTGTTTGGGTTTGAAGGTCTTGATCTTGATTCTATCGATGTGACTTCTATTCATGACTCTTTATCCGCTCGGGATGATGTACATAAGGAGCTCAAGCTCAATGGCAAGGTGGTAAACCGGGAGTTGGTGCTTAGAAAATCTGATGGAACCCGCTTCGTTGCTTTAGTCAGCTACTATTTATTCGAGTTAGACGGCGAGATAGCAACACTATTTTGGGCATTCGACATCTCTGAAATGAAGCGTCTGAATGAGCAATTAGAAGAACAGAAAAAGAGAGCGGATCTTGCGAGCCAAGCGAAATCTGAATTCTTAGCCAATATGAGCCATGAAATTAGAACGCCAATGAACGCAATAATTGGTTTGTCTTATTTGGCAATTGGTGAAATATCTAATCCTGTTGCTCGAAACTATATCGAGAAAGTGCACCGTTCGGGGCATTCATTGTTAAGCATCATTAATGACATCCTCGACTTCTCAAAGATAGAGGCGGGACACCTTGTCATTGATCATATCCCATTTGACCCAATGACCAACTTTCAAGATGTCATTGAATTGATGGAATCCAAAGCGGTTGAGAAGCGACTTAAGTTGTCTATGTCGATAGATCCAGAGCTAAACACTCCGTTGATTGGTGACCCATTAAGATTGTTTCAGGTCATTCTGAACCTAATAGGTAACGCCGTTAAATTCACTTCGCATGGACATGTGACTTTGAATGCTATTCATCTCGAATCCAATGATAGTACTGTGAGTATGAAGGTGGTTGTTTCAGATACAGGGATAGGAATTTCAGAAGACAATAAGCACAAACTCTTTCAAGCATTCAGTCAGGCAGATAGTACTACCACGAGAAAGTTCGGAGGTACTGGTTTGGGGCTAAATATCAGTCAAAAACTCGTGAAAGCCATGGGTAGTGAAATTTCAGTTGCGAGTGTTTTGGGTAAGGGCAGTGAATTCTCTTTCGTTCTCACTCTGCCTAGGTCAGACGCAAAGGAACTCGTACTCTTTAAATCACAAGAGCTCAAGCTGGATTATCATATAGAGTTCAAAGGGCAAAAGGTATTATTGGTCGAAGATAATGAGTTAAATCAAGACCTAGCATTGGCATTTTTCAAGCGTACGAACTTGAGTGCTGACTTGGCTGAGAACGGAGAAGAAGCGGTAGCGCTAGCCAAAAATAATAGCTATGAAATGATTCTTATGGACCTTCAAATGCCCGTTATGGATGGCTTTGAAGCGACGCGTCAGATCCGTGAGTTTGATACGCAGATCCCTATTATAGCGATGTCTGCCAATGTGTTTGCTGATGCCAAGCAAAGAGCAAGGGACGCAGGTGTAACGGACTTCTTAGACAAGCCGATTATTATCGATAAAGCGACGTCGTTGCTCATCAAATACATAGTGCCTGAGGTGATGGTAGAAGGAAAGGCGGCTCTGTTAGATGAGCAGGCAGAGCAACTTGAATACCTAACAAGTAAACCTAATAGCAATGATGCTATCAGTGTGTTTTCTCAGCAGCGGTTCGACCAACTCACTCTTCATTATTCGGAACTACAAAATAAACTGGTTGAGAAGTTCCATAGCAGTGCGCCAAGTATGATGGTTGATGCGTTTGATAATTTGGCACAAGACGATTGGATTACGCTTGAAAGAAACTTGCATACCTTGAAAAGCATGGCTGTGTCGATTGGCGGACTCCAGTTGGCTGATTTAATGGGAGAGTTAGAAGAGAAAGCTCAGAACGGTTTGTGTGATGAGCAAGAGCTCAGAGAAGGTGAGGCGCGGTTAGTTGAGCTCATTGCAGCAACGGACAGCAAGATTGTTAAGCCACAGGTAGAGGCAATGAGTGAAGCGAGTGCGATGGGAGCCGCGGTCAAGGAAGAACAAAGGCTTAAGCTACTTTCACTGCTGGAAGCCTATGATAACGATGCGACTCAGTACGTGGCTGAATTACTGGCACAGTATCCACATTCAGCAGTTCTTAAAGATGTCCAAACTGCGTTAGATAACTATGACTTCGATCGAGCGTGTGAGGTTCTCAATACCTTGTAA
- a CDS encoding LysR family transcriptional regulator yields MINPLWLNTFKTLVDVGHFTQTAEKLYMTQPGVSQHIKKLEQACNCDLLSRENKSFELTEQGRIMYRYALKLEKDQEDLFESLSFDNPYAGQCHLSCSGSLSLRLYPKLLELQQQHQELSINLEAAPNKKILNDLIEGTTDIGIVRHSPNDSYYQSQVIGKEALCLIVHYGLADLEITPQVLNDIGLIAHPDSAHYLSLYFDLCGDKDLANINVNEIPRSGYINQLHQILLPVSKGLGFTVLPAGAVEHFPERDKLHVVPPKVEVEETLYLVQKRNRKLPHRYDTVIDLIKQNVSG; encoded by the coding sequence ATGATCAATCCGCTTTGGCTCAATACGTTTAAGACTCTGGTTGACGTTGGCCATTTCACCCAAACGGCTGAAAAGTTGTACATGACCCAACCAGGGGTGAGCCAGCACATCAAGAAGCTTGAACAAGCTTGCAATTGTGACCTGCTTTCTCGGGAAAATAAGAGCTTTGAGCTGACCGAACAGGGTCGGATTATGTATCGCTATGCGCTCAAGCTTGAGAAAGACCAGGAAGATCTTTTTGAGTCTCTGAGTTTTGATAACCCTTATGCTGGGCAATGCCACTTATCTTGCTCTGGTTCACTCTCTTTGCGTCTGTATCCCAAGCTTCTTGAACTTCAGCAGCAACACCAAGAACTCAGTATTAACCTAGAAGCAGCTCCAAACAAAAAGATATTGAATGACCTAATCGAAGGCACTACCGATATCGGCATTGTTAGGCATTCCCCAAACGACAGCTACTACCAAAGCCAAGTTATCGGAAAAGAAGCATTGTGTCTTATCGTCCATTACGGCCTTGCTGATTTAGAGATAACGCCGCAAGTATTGAATGACATAGGTCTGATTGCACACCCAGATTCTGCACACTATCTGTCTTTGTATTTCGACCTGTGCGGAGATAAAGACCTAGCGAACATCAACGTTAATGAAATACCAAGATCTGGTTACATCAATCAGCTTCATCAGATCTTGCTGCCAGTATCAAAAGGGTTAGGTTTTACTGTATTACCTGCTGGTGCGGTTGAACATTTCCCTGAAAGAGACAAGCTACACGTTGTGCCGCCAAAGGTAGAAGTTGAAGAAACGCTGTATTTGGTTCAAAAACGAAACCGAAAGCTGCCACACCGATACGATACGGTTATCGATCTGATTAAACAGAACGTCAGTGGTTAG